In one Lolium rigidum isolate FL_2022 chromosome 3, APGP_CSIRO_Lrig_0.1, whole genome shotgun sequence genomic region, the following are encoded:
- the LOC124703736 gene encoding crooked neck-like protein 1: protein MALTTRGGADQAQPPPAPDASLGFLTKRDTEVKLPRATRVKNKTPAGVQITAEQILREARERQEPEIRPPKQKITDVHELADYRLRERKRFEDLIRRVRWNVSAWVKYAKWEEGQKDFARARSVFERALDVAHRDHTLWLKYAEFEMRNRYVNHARNVWDRAVSLLPRIDQLWYKYIHMEELLGAIANARQVFERWMSWRPDTAGWNSYIKFELRYGEVERARAIYERFVAEHPRPDTFIRFAKFEMKRGEVERARQVYERAGDLLVDDEDAEVLFVAFAEFEEKTREVERARAIYKFALDRVPKARAEDLYRKFLAFEKQFGDREGIEDAIVGKRRFQYEDEVRKNPLNYDSWFDYIRLEESVGNKDKIRDVYERAIANVPPADEKRYWQRYIYLWINYALYEELDAQDMERTREVYRECLKLIPHKKFTFAKLWLMAAQFEIRQKNIKAARQTLGNAIGMSPKGKIFKKYIEIELYLGNFDRCRTLYEKYIEWSPANCYAWRKYAELEKNLSETDRARSIYELAIAQPALDTPEVLWKEYLQFEIDEAEFDRARELYERLLDRTKHLKVWISFAEFEASAGLGEDNESEEYKNDAGYQEQQIERVRRCRAVFERGFDYFRTNAAELKEERAMLLEEWLKKELSFGDLGDVTLVQKKAPRKVKRKRPLPSDDGSNIAYEEYIDYIFPDEVALAPNLKILEAAYKWKKQKTDDTDDD, encoded by the exons ATGGCGCTCACCACCCGCGGCGGCGCCGACCAggcgcagccgccgccggccccggACGCGAGCCTGGGCTTCCTCACGAAGCGCGACACGGAGGTGAAGCTCCCGCGCGCGACGCGGGTGAAGAACAAGACGCCCGCGGGGGTGCAGATCACCGCCGAGCAGATCCTGCGCGAGGCGCGGGAGCGGCAGGAGCCCGAGATCCGCCCGCCCAAGCAGAAGATCACGGACGTGCACGAGCTCGCCGACTACCGCCTCCGCGAGCGCAAGCGGTTCGAGGACCTCATCCGCCGCGTGCGCTGGAACGTCTCCGCCTGGGTCAAGTACGCCAAGTGGGAGGAAGGGCAGAAGGACTTCGCCAGGGCGCGCTCCGTCTTCGAGCGCGCGCTCGACGTCGCCCACCGCGACCACACCCTGTGGCTCAAGTACGCCGAGTTCGAGATGCGCAACCGCTACGTCAACCATGCCAGGAACGTCTGGGACCGCGCCGTCTCGCTCCTGCCCCGCATCGACCAGCTCTGGTACAAGTACATCCACATGGAGGAGCTGCTCGGCGCCATCGCCAATGCTCGGCAGGTCTTTGAGCGATGGATGTCGTGGCGTCCCGACACTGCGGGCTGGAACTCGTACATCAAGTTTGAGCTGCGGTATGGGGAGGTTGAGCGGGCGAGAGCGATCTACGAGCGGTTTGTCGCTGAGCACCCACGGCCCGATACGTTCATCCGGTTTGCAAAGTTTGAGATGAAGCGTGGAGAAGTAGAGCGGGCACGGCAGGTGTATGAGCGTGCGGGTGACCTGCTTGTGGATGATGAAGATGCAGAGGTGCTGTTTGTAGCTTTTGCTGAGTTTGAAGAGAAAACCCGGGAGGTGGAGCGAGCCCGTGCTATATACAAGTTTGCGCTTGATAGGGTGCCCAAGGCCAGGGCTGAGGACCTTTACCGGAAGTTCCTGGCTTTTGAGAAACAATTTGGTGACCGTGAGGGGATTGAGGATGCCATTGTGGGCAAGAGAAGATTCCAGTATGAAGATGAGGTGAGGAAAAATCCCCTCAATTATGACTCATGGTTCGATTACATCAGGCTGGAAGAGAGTGTTGGGAACAAGGACAAGATCAGGGATGTGTATGAGAGGGCCATTGCCAATGTACCCCCTGCAGATGAGAAGCGGTACTGGCAGCGGTACATATACCTTTGGATTAATTATGCTTTGTATGAGGAACTTGATGCACAGGACATGGAAAGAACCCGTGAGGTTTATAGGGAGTGTCTGAAACTCATTCCACACAAGAAATTTACCTTCGCCAAGTTGTGGCTCATGGCCGCGCAGTTTGAGATAAGGCAAAAGAACATAAAGGCTGCACGTCAGACACTTGGTAACGCCATTGGCATGTCTCCAAAGGGAAAAATATTTAAGAAATACATTGAGATTGAGCTTTATCTTGGCAACTTTGACCGCTGTCGGACTCTATATGAGAAGTATATTGAATGGTCTCCAGCAAACTGTTATGCGTGGAGGAAGTATGCAGAACTGGAAAAGAACCTTAGCGAAACAGATCGTGCTCGATCAATATATGAGCTTGCTATTGCTCAGCCAGCCCTTGATACGCCTGAGGTTCTGTGGAAG GAGTACTTGCAGTTTGAAATCGATGAAGCTGAATTTGATAGAGCAAGGGAACTCTATGAGAGACTGCTTGATAGAACAAAGCATCTTAAGGTATGGATCAGCTTTGCTGAATTCGAGGCCTCAGCTGGCTTGGGAGAAGACAATGAAAGTGAAGAATACAAGAATGATGCTGGTTATCAGGAACAGCAGATCGAGCGTGTCCGGAGGTGTCGGG CTGTCTTTGAAAGGGGATTCGACTACTTCAGGACAAATGCTGCAGAGCTAAAGGAGGAAAGAGCAATGCTCTTGGAAGAATGGCTCAAAAAGGAGTTGAGCTTTGGTGATCTTGGTGATGTCACCTTAGTGCAGAAGAAGGCGCCGAGGAAAGTGAAGAGGAAGAGACCACTTCCATCAGACGATGGCTCCAATATTGC GTACGAGGAGTACATTGATTATATCTTCCCTGACGAGGTTGCACTGGCACCAAACCTCAAGATATTGGAAGCTGCTTACAAGTGGAAGAAGCAGAAGACAGATGACACAGATGATGACTGA